The Bdellovibrionales bacterium sequence GCCAAATTGGCCGCGAATGCGGTAACTACAGCAAAGATATTGGATGCTAACGTGACGACGGCTAAGATTGCTGATGCGAATATCACCATGGCGAAACTTGCCGATGGATCGGTGACCTCTGCAAAGATTCTCGATGGAACTATAGCCACGGCGGATGTAGGAAATTCTCAAATTACAGATGCAAAAATAGCCACGATGTCTATCAATAAGCTGACGAGTGCGGCGACTCAGTACTTGACCTACGCTCCAAATGGCACAGCTTGCTCTAATGGCGAAGTTTTAAAGAAGACAGTAAATGGTTGGGAGTGCGGAGCGGATGTGAGTGGCGGAGCTCCGAGCGGCGCGGCAGGTGGCTCATTAGCTGGCACATATCCAAATCCAACACTGGCTGCGAGTGCGGTGACGACCACCGAAATTCTTGATGGCACCATTGCAGCCATTGATATTGCATCAAATGCTGTAACGACAGTAAAAATTCTTGATGGCAACGTCACGACCGCGAAAATTGCCGATGCGAATATCACCACGGCGAAACTTGCCGATGGATCGGTGACCTCTGCAAAGATTCTCGATGGAACTATAGCCACGGCGGATGTAGGAAATTCTCAAATTACAGATGCAAAAATAGCCACGATGTCTATCAATAAGCTGACGAGTGCGGCGACTCAGTACTTGACCTACGCTCCAAATGGCACAGCTTGCTCTAATGGCGAAGTTTTAAAGAAGACAGTAAATGGTTGGGAGTGCGGAGCGGATGTGAGTGGCGGAGCTCCGAGCGGCGCGGCAGGTGGCTCATTAGCAGGCACATATCCAAATCCAACATTGGCCGCGAGTGCGGTGACGACCACCGAAATTCTCGATGGCACTATTGCAGCCATTGATATTGCATCAAATGCTGTAACGACAGTAAAAATTCTTGATGGAAATATCACAACAGCAAAAATTGCTGATGGTGCGGTGACTTCAGCGAAAATCCTCGATGGTGCAATTGCGACTGCGGATATCGGAAACGCTCAAGTTACAGATGCGAAAATAGCTACGATGTCCGTCAATAAGCTGACGAGCGCGGCGACTCAATACTTCACCTACGCTCCAAATGGGGCAGCTTGCTCCAACGGTCAAGTGCTCAAGAAAACTGCGAATGGCTGGGAGTGTGGTACAGATGCGACAGGGACCGAGGCCGATACCTTAGCGACAGTAACCGCTCGGGGCGCGACCACTTCGGCGCCCACGGTTTTTTCGGGAACCCTGAACGCGAATTCAAACGTCTACATTAACAATAACTCGCCGACCATCTACTTACAAGATACGGATCATCGATCGGGTATGATCCACATGAATTCGAACCAGTTTTATATTTTATCAGGATCTGGAACAAATTCTACGGGCTGGGCAACAAATGGTTCGAGCTGGCCTCTCCAGATTGATTTAACTAACGATAACATTACGCTCGGGGGATCTACGAATGTCGCCGAGGGAACTCTCTCTGTGGGCGGAAACGGTGTTTGGCACGCAGGTAACTTTAATCCAGCCTCTTATCAGACGGCGCTAGGTTATACGCCTGTCAATAAAGCGGGTGACTCGATGACGGGAAGCTTGTCGGTTGCAGGTACAACCACTTCGACGGGTGCGCTCTATGCGAACGGTGGAGTTGTTGTAGATGGGAATGTGGTGATTGATGACGGAGCCGGTTGGCACCGCACTTACGGAGCTACAGGTTGGTTCAACGGCACTTATAGTGGCGGTTGGTTTATGAATGATACAACGTGGATTCGAAGTTATGGCGGTAAGAGTGTTTTGTTAGATGCCGGCATTAACGTAACTGGTGTGAACGCTACCGATGGAGCTTATGCGATTCGCGGAACAACTTCCAATACAGGTGGCGGCGGAGTGATCGGTTATAGTCAAAACTCTGCCGTTTACGGAATACTTGGTCATGCCAATGCTTACGCGTTTTACGGAGCAGGCGCGGGTTACCTTTCAGGGACTTTAAACGCTGGTGGTTTACAAGTGGGAGGAAATGCGGTCTGGCATGCTGGAAACTTTAACCCCTCCTCTTATCAAACGGCTCTGGGATACACGCCGCTTTCGAACACATCGACATCGGGACAATCCATCGCTTACACGAGCGCTGGTGGCCCGCAAGTTCTCGGCAGTGGTGGCGGTGCTTCGATGTTGAGCTTTCATCGTCCGGGTTCTTACGCTATCAATTTCGGGTTAGATACGGACAACCAACTTAAAGTGGGGGGGTGGTCTATGGGCGGTAATGCGTACACCCTCTTACACACAGGAAACTTCAATCATGTTAATCCTAATTTTGACCAAGTTTATATGAATCGTCTCTATGGTCCCACAGGCGCGGGGAACTTTCATATCGACACGAGATCTTCAGGAGCAGTTTATATCGGTTGGTTTGGGGGCAACGGGAATACGGTTATAGGCAACGGAGCTGGTGGCCCAGGGACAATTCAGGCCGGAGCATTTTATTATGCTTCTGATCGAAGGCTTAAACAAAACATAAAGCTCATTGAAAATCCTCTTGATAAAATTTTAGCTCTTGAAGGCGTTTCGTTTGACTGGAGAACTGACCACAAACATGACATTGGTTTTATAGCCCAGGATGTTCAAAAAGTTCTTCCGGATATGGTGCAAACTTTTACTGATGATAAAGGGAAAGAAACAAAAAGTGTGAAGTATGGAAATATTGTAGCGGTCGTCGTTGAGGCGATTAAAGAGATGTGGGCTAAAGTTACAAATCACGACGAAAGAATTGAAAAGCTCGAAAGCGAAAATAAAGAGCTTAAAGCTCGATTAGATCGCCTTGAGAAAATGATCGAGCAGCGCGCCCCGGCCTCAGCTAAAAAATAATTCTTTAAAATTTCGGGTCCCCACTATTTTTTTACAAATGATCCGCTATAATAATAGATAATGAAGCTATCAAGACGTCACCTTTTAATGGGAAGTGTGGGAAGTGCCATCGGCGCCACAGCGATCTTTAAGCTTTTAGAGTCTGTGGCAAGAGAGACTGCAGCTGTTCACGGACGTTTTCTGGTCTCTGCGAATTCGCCGCGGGTGGAAGAAAGTTTTAATCCGATTCATGCTCAGTCGCGATATTTGCCACGCCTGCCGGGGTCCTTAAGTCTCTTTGATGTGTCCAGCAGTCGGGTGTCCTCTATCGATCTGGGGTGTTTTCCTCACTCCGTTGTTCAGTCCCCAATCGATCCTGATTTGGCCGTGGCCATTGAGCGCTGGAATTCAAGGGCGGTCTTTGTCGATTTAAAGACTCAGAGTTTGCGAGGTCACATTGATGCTCCCGAAGGTCATTACTTTTATGGCCACGGCGTTTTCAGTCATGATGGTCAAAAGATCTATATCTCTGGAGTGCGAAACAGTGATCGGTTGGGCTTTTTGTTTGAAGTGAATCCGCAAAATCTCATTGTCGAAAATCAGATTCCCACCGGGGGATATTCTCCGCATGATTGCCTGTGGCTGGATCATCAGAGTATTATTGTCGCCAACTCTGGTCACTCCGGGCAAAAGCCGGTCATTACTGTAGTCGACAGCCGTGGAATGACTGCCCCGAAGGTTTATACCCATGATCGCCTCGAAGCGACGCATTTGATTCGACTCGGTGAGGGTCCGATCATCTGCGCCTCCGGTTTTAATGGAGGAGTTTATCCATGTCTCTACGAATTTAATCCTCAATCGCGACAGATATCCTCGCTCGGTGCAGAGCTGGCTCCGTTGATTCAGCACCTGAAGGGGGAAGCCCTAAGCCTGGCCGCATTCGACTCTCAGTCGCTCTTTTCAACGGTGAGTTTTTCACCTTATCTTTTGGAGTGGAATCTTAAGAAAAACTCGATTCAGGTTCATAAAACAGACGTGATTTTTTATAATCTCTCGGCGGAATCTCCCGGTCGTCTTCTCGGTGGAGAAAAGGCCACCGGTGATCTGTATCGTATCGAGAAAACTCAGGACGGAAAAATAAAGACCCATCTCATTCAGTCCCGATTTGCAAATGCCAGTCACAGTCGAATTTTTATTTAGTCCTGATTAGTTTTGCGGTACAGGTAGGAGCTGCACCGAGGCCGGAAATTCTGGAGAAACCAGCATATGCTGGGATCCCAGGGCGGGCTCATTGGTCATTTTTCCACCCACGGGCTCCGACGCCATGATCTTTCTTTGATCATCAAAAAGACAAAGGGAATCGAAACGGCAAGGGACAAGGATTCGAAATCCTTTTTTATTTCGAAAAGCAATGGCGCTGGCTTTATGTCCCTTCTCCCCAAGTGGTAACGACTGCAGTAGTGTCATTTTGTCGATGTGAATCCAATTTAGATTTCCGTCGGTGGATCCCAAGAGGATTTCTCTGCGGTGAGGTATGATCAGCGGTGAGCTCATGATCATGGCGCCCAAATGCACAACTCCACGCATTTTCCCGTCAGTGATATCGAATTTAAATAGATTCTCGCTCCAAGATCCCACGAAAACATGTTTTTCAAAGATCAAGGGTGAGGTTTTGATTTCAGCACCTAATTTTTTCTGCCAAATCAATCTCCCATTGTCGGTCCGAAGCGCTGTTAACGTTCCCTGATTGCTACCATAGATGATGATGGCTTTGTCCTCACTGATCGCAGGAGTTGAATGACTTTGCTGTTGGTGAAGGGGACCCTTCCAGAGTTGGGAGCCATCATCAGCATTAAGTTTAACAACAAACCCATTGGCAGGATTTTCCGTTTCGACATTGACGTAGATCGAGGAGTCGACCACTTTGGGAGTGGCACCAATAGCATCCCCGAGCTGAACCCACCACGAGATATGACCTGTTTGTCGATGGATCTTATAGAGTCTACCGCTGTATGTTCCGATAAAAATAAATCCTTTGTAAATTGCAGGTGAAGAATGAATACCCCGAGGGGAATCGAATTTTAAACTCCATCTTAAGTGACCGGTGGGATCGATGGCATTAAACACACCACTGTCTCCCGCAACGTAAAAGCCGAGGTCATCCGCCACGGGCGAAGACTTTGCCGCGTTGTGGATTCCAATATTGACCTTCATGGATAGGGGAATCACGGTGGGAGAGGATTTTTCTGAGAAACTTATTTTTAACAATCCTGTGTTTTGTAAATCTCCGCGAAAACTCGATGAGTCCCCGGCGGGTGAAGTATCGAAAGACTCTGTAGATTTAAACACATATTTCGTCGATGTCTGAGGTACAACAAAAGAGTTTCGACCCCAGACGGAGTATTTAAAAGCCTGTTGGCAGGCTTCCGTCATCCAAAAGACCGGTTGATATTCAGATTGCGAGGGTCTTCGCGTGAGCAGTCCAAACAACGCTTTTTGCGACGGATTCTTTGAGCAGAAGTCTTGAATTTGCGAAACAAAGTAGGCGGGATCGCAGGTCACCCGAACGGCTCGGTGATTCTGCGCCAAATCCACTTCCTGCCACGAATTCTCACCCTCTTGATAGATGAGCGGTGCGACGCAATGGGGTTTAATATCGATCATGTTCAGTGCAGTAAGGCGCCCCTCTCCGGTGATCGCCGTGTCGCCCGCCGAGAGATATGGATTGAGTTGTGATATTAAAAAAATGGAGACAAGGATTCCAAAACGGAAATTCAAAAAATCTTTGATGTGGATATCGGTCCACTTTTCATAAATCAAACCGAGAGGAATAAACGTCAGCAAAAGGAGCATGATCGTCGGGTAGTAGAGTTGTATATAAAAGGTGGAGCAGAGATGAAAAACCACAAGGATTGCGAAGACCCCTAGCGCCACTTTTCGCGAGGGCAGCAGTAAGCCCCAGATTAAACCAATTTCCAGAATAATGACGCCAATCAACAGTGCACTCCGCACCTCCTCGGAAATGGGTAAGCCCGGTCCAAACAAACTTAAGCCTGAGACCCAGTCTTTGTTGAGCTTGAGAAGTCCGGCAAAAAAATAAAAAAGACAGAAAAAAAGTCGCAAGTGATGAATTGTGTAAGGAATCACGAGAAATAAAACGGTGGTCCAGTGTTGCAT is a genomic window containing:
- a CDS encoding tail fiber domain-containing protein; the protein is AKLAANAVTTAKILDANVTTAKIADANITMAKLADGSVTSAKILDGTIATADVGNSQITDAKIATMSINKLTSAATQYLTYAPNGTACSNGEVLKKTVNGWECGADVSGGAPSGAAGGSLAGTYPNPTLAASAVTTTEILDGTIAAIDIASNAVTTVKILDGNVTTAKIADANITTAKLADGSVTSAKILDGTIATADVGNSQITDAKIATMSINKLTSAATQYLTYAPNGTACSNGEVLKKTVNGWECGADVSGGAPSGAAGGSLAGTYPNPTLAASAVTTTEILDGTIAAIDIASNAVTTVKILDGNITTAKIADGAVTSAKILDGAIATADIGNAQVTDAKIATMSVNKLTSAATQYFTYAPNGAACSNGQVLKKTANGWECGTDATGTEADTLATVTARGATTSAPTVFSGTLNANSNVYINNNSPTIYLQDTDHRSGMIHMNSNQFYILSGSGTNSTGWATNGSSWPLQIDLTNDNITLGGSTNVAEGTLSVGGNGVWHAGNFNPASYQTALGYTPVNKAGDSMTGSLSVAGTTTSTGALYANGGVVVDGNVVIDDGAGWHRTYGATGWFNGTYSGGWFMNDTTWIRSYGGKSVLLDAGINVTGVNATDGAYAIRGTTSNTGGGGVIGYSQNSAVYGILGHANAYAFYGAGAGYLSGTLNAGGLQVGGNAVWHAGNFNPSSYQTALGYTPLSNTSTSGQSIAYTSAGGPQVLGSGGGASMLSFHRPGSYAINFGLDTDNQLKVGGWSMGGNAYTLLHTGNFNHVNPNFDQVYMNRLYGPTGAGNFHIDTRSSGAVYIGWFGGNGNTVIGNGAGGPGTIQAGAFYYASDRRLKQNIKLIENPLDKILALEGVSFDWRTDHKHDIGFIAQDVQKVLPDMVQTFTDDKGKETKSVKYGNIVAVVVEAIKEMWAKVTNHDERIEKLESENKELKARLDRLEKMIEQRAPASAKK
- a CDS encoding DUF1513 domain-containing protein, with protein sequence MKLSRRHLLMGSVGSAIGATAIFKLLESVARETAAVHGRFLVSANSPRVEESFNPIHAQSRYLPRLPGSLSLFDVSSSRVSSIDLGCFPHSVVQSPIDPDLAVAIERWNSRAVFVDLKTQSLRGHIDAPEGHYFYGHGVFSHDGQKIYISGVRNSDRLGFLFEVNPQNLIVENQIPTGGYSPHDCLWLDHQSIIVANSGHSGQKPVITVVDSRGMTAPKVYTHDRLEATHLIRLGEGPIICASGFNGGVYPCLYEFNPQSRQISSLGAELAPLIQHLKGEALSLAAFDSQSLFSTVSFSPYLLEWNLKKNSIQVHKTDVIFYNLSAESPGRLLGGEKATGDLYRIEKTQDGKIKTHLIQSRFANASHSRIFI
- a CDS encoding PQQ-binding-like beta-propeller repeat protein, translating into MTPFRKNYGVFLSLSFVASAIYFLEIGLYSAHSPFLLLKSTPWPIPIINTFNLSPFLAMSTAWLLLLVSAASSLAFLTEKKYSSILLWASLFLKLGVYFSDYRLMGNFHLMQHWTTVLFLVIPYTIHHLRLFFCLFYFFAGLLKLNKDWVSGLSLFGPGLPISEEVRSALLIGVIILEIGLIWGLLLPSRKVALGVFAILVVFHLCSTFYIQLYYPTIMLLLLTFIPLGLIYEKWTDIHIKDFLNFRFGILVSIFLISQLNPYLSAGDTAITGEGRLTALNMIDIKPHCVAPLIYQEGENSWQEVDLAQNHRAVRVTCDPAYFVSQIQDFCSKNPSQKALFGLLTRRPSQSEYQPVFWMTEACQQAFKYSVWGRNSFVVPQTSTKYVFKSTESFDTSPAGDSSSFRGDLQNTGLLKISFSEKSSPTVIPLSMKVNIGIHNAAKSSPVADDLGFYVAGDSGVFNAIDPTGHLRWSLKFDSPRGIHSSPAIYKGFIFIGTYSGRLYKIHRQTGHISWWVQLGDAIGATPKVVDSSIYVNVETENPANGFVVKLNADDGSQLWKGPLHQQQSHSTPAISEDKAIIIYGSNQGTLTALRTDNGRLIWQKKLGAEIKTSPLIFEKHVFVGSWSENLFKFDITDGKMRGVVHLGAMIMSSPLIIPHRREILLGSTDGNLNWIHIDKMTLLQSLPLGEKGHKASAIAFRNKKGFRILVPCRFDSLCLFDDQRKIMASEPVGGKMTNEPALGSQHMLVSPEFPASVQLLPVPQN